The proteins below come from a single Bacillus sp. 2205SS5-2 genomic window:
- a CDS encoding DUF6944 family repetitive protein encodes MDNRTKDIFAAWVQAIGTVLSAIGSTPFENISEEKLLALNLWGNELQASGNALAADAEEKFTLNKFGNQIQSIGNLVVISGIIIEFNEVKKQLLDIQGNLLQALGGGTALGDVFNKDPSIELAYSLYGNLLQVIGNSLQAISGTLELKGQEATKLNVVGSWIQAIGSVISALGTTKY; translated from the coding sequence ATGGATAATCGAACTAAGGATATTTTTGCTGCCTGGGTGCAAGCGATTGGAACGGTTCTCTCCGCAATTGGTAGTACACCATTTGAAAACATATCAGAAGAAAAACTATTGGCACTTAATCTATGGGGAAATGAACTACAAGCCTCTGGAAATGCACTTGCAGCCGATGCAGAGGAAAAATTCACTCTTAATAAGTTTGGTAATCAAATCCAGTCAATCGGGAATTTAGTGGTTATTTCTGGAATCATCATTGAATTTAATGAAGTAAAGAAACAATTGTTAGACATCCAAGGGAATTTGTTACAAGCTCTTGGAGGTGGCACCGCTTTAGGGGATGTATTCAATAAAGATCCATCTATTGAATTAGCTTATAGTCTATACGGAAACCTACTCCAAGTCATCGGTAATTCACTACAAGCCATTTCTGGGACACTTGAACTAAAGGGACAAGAAGCAACGAAATTAAATGTGGTGGGGAGTTGGATTCAAGCAATTGGTTCGGTAATTTCTGCACTTGGTACGACAAAATACTAA